GCGGCTAAGTAACCGCTCACTGGGGCTGTCCGGCGCATCCCGCAACGGCACCCGGCAGGCTATCACGGCAGAGCATTATCGGCAGGTGCTGGAAACCGTTCGTGCAAAAGACGCGGGAATGGCGGCGGCGCTGGAGCTTTCAAGGTTGATGGGATTGCGCTCTCAGGAAGCGGTGCAGTGTGCGCAATCGCTCAGAACATGGAAACAGGCGCTGGAGCGTGGTGAAATCCGGCTCACCGTGGTTTTTGGCACGAAAGGCGGACGACCTCGCGAGACAATAATTCTGAATGCTGGCGCAGTCAGAAAAGCGTTGGAAAATGCGCTGGCTGTGGCGGAACAGCGCAATGGCAAGTTGATTGACAGGCCCGACCTGAAAACTGCGATGAAATACTGGCACGGTCAGGCGTCGCGCATTGGCTTGACCGGCGCATATTCCCCGCATTCATTGCGCTACGCCTGGGCGAAGGATGCCATTCGCCATTACCTGGCGCAGAGATTCAGTGAAAAAGAAGCGCTGGCATTGGTAGCGATGGATTTAGGCCACGGCGACGGTCGCGGGCGCTATGTGGCGCAGGTTTACGGACGGCGGGGAGAGGAGTGAGTTTCCGTGCTGGTGCAGCCGTTGATGAATGTTCGATCATTGCGTCAGCCAAAAGGAAAAAGGGCTAAAGGGTAAAGGATGCTAAGGGTAACAGCGCCAAACCGGAAAGGGCCAAAGGGCTGAAAAGGCCGTAACCGGCGCAGTTCGATGTTTGTTCAACGGATATCTGGTGCAGCTTTGTGTTTTTCCTGCGGCGGGATACTGGTGCAGTTGGCCGGAATAGCGGGTTCTGGCGAAGTGTCGTGTCGGCAGAAAAACCATCCTATGGTGCAGATTTTTATCGTCGCAATGACGATAAGCTTTACCTCAAAAATTACCCTTATTGATAGGTAACGACCTAAAAATATTCTGCCGGAATAATTTTAGGCGTTCCCCGATTGATCGTTAAAAATACGAAGGTAAAACCTTTCAGAAAGCAAAGAAGCAGATCCCGCTCGTCAGGATCTGCTCCTGTCAGAGAATTAACGGTCAGGCTGTACCCGCGGCCTTATGCTGCCGCGCATAAATATACGGCGCGACATATCCTTCGCGGTTTACGTCCAGATAATCCGACCACCACTGCATCATTTCGATTCTGGCTTCCAGATGCTCCGCTTTATGCACGTAGGCCGCCCGCACACCATTGCGCTCTTTGTGGCTCATCTGCCGCTCAATAGCGTCTTTTGACCAGCGTCCCGACTCGTTCAAGGCGCTACAGGCCATGGTCCTAAAGCCGTGGCCGCACACCTCGGTTTTGGTGTCATAGCCAATTACGCGCAGCGCCTTGTTGACGGTGTTTTCACTCATCGGCTTGTTCAACGTATGTGCGCCCGGAAAAACGAATACCGATTCGCCGGAAATCACCTGAATCTGTTTCAATAGGGCGACCGCCTGCCGTGACAACGGCACCAGATGTTCATCCTTCATCTTTGCGCCACGCTCTGAGAACCTTACGCCTTTTACGGTTTCACGCTTTGCAGGCACCGTCCAGATATGGGCTTTCAGGTTGAATTCATCCCAGCGAGCGAGTCGCAACTCGCTGGAGCGCAGAAAAACATGCAGGCTTAATTCCAGCGCCAGACGAGTCAGCACCCGGCCTTTGTAGTTTTCCATTTTCTCCAGTAGTTCAGGCAGGCGTTTCAGCGGCAGGGCGGGGTGGTGTTGGGTCACAACCGGGGTCACGACGCCGTCCAGATCGTAAGCCGGATTATATTTAATCACGCCCTGTTGTACCGCGTGGCGCATGATTTTGGTCAGGTGCTGGCGCACCCGTCCGGCGACGTCATGCACGCCTTTGTCGTCAATGGCCTTAACCAACTGTGCCAGATGGCGGGTTTCAACCTGAGCGATATCCATCGCACCGATCGCGGGGAAAACGTAGCGTTTCAGGCAGGTGAGGATCTTATCGGCGTGAGCGTCCGACCAGAGCTTAAGACAACAGGTGTGCCATGCGGTGGCGATGTATTGAAAGGTGCGGGATTCCTCAACGGCGGGGTTGTTCGTTTTGCGACGCTGAGAAGGGCTGAGGCCGGATGCCAGCAGCTTACGCGCCGCATCGCGCTTTTCACGGGCTTCCGCCAACGTAATCTGAGGATAGCGGCCAAAGGCCAGACGGTTTTCTTTACCGCCGAAGCGATAGCGGAAATACCATAACTTAGCGCCGCTGGCGGATACCGTCAGGTACAGACCTTGCGAATCGGTAAGTTTGTAGGATTTTGCGAGAGGTTTGGCTGCGCGGATTTTACTGTCATTCAGGGCCATGTGAGGGTCTCCTTCGTTCATCGAACTGAATGACCCGCAATCTGACCCCAAATTTTCCGGATACGAAGGGATAAACCAAAACGCATCGGGAAAGATTTTTACGCCAACTTATTGAATTACATACACATAGGAATTGATAAGGAGGCATAAAAAAGGAAAGGTGGTGCCCGGACTCGGAATCGAACCAAGGACACGAGGATTTTCAATCCTCTGCTCTACCGACTGAGCTATCCGGGCAACGGGGCGAATTAAACCGTATTGGCTGCGCGTCGTCAACGGGTTTATCTGCGAAAGCACGCTGACTGACGACTTTTCAGCCAAAGAACGTAACGCCGCGATTGTTGTACCTGACCTCAGGTCAATGCGCCGTTCTTACGGCATACCGCAAAGCGTAAAACATCCTCAGCCAACCGCTGAGCGGTAGCAATACTGGAAGACTGATGTTTGACCAGCAGGTTGCTGAGACAGCCTTCTAAAATCAGTTCCATCTGTTGCGCCACCATTTCTGGATCGTCGGTTTCCAGCGCTTCAAGCAACTCGCGGGTGTAGCGATAGGATTCCTGCTTTTGCTGTTCGGCAATCTGATGAATAGGGTGATTAATGTCAGGAAAAAAACTACAGGCTGCAATAAACAGGCAGCCAGGATAACGCTGTTTGGCTACCCCTTCATTCAGTACCTGATAGCGGGCAAGCAGTTTTTGCTCGATGCTTTTGGTGTCATCCAGTAATAGCTGACGCCGCCAAATGTCCACCTGCTGGCTGTGATAGCGCAGGCTGTCGTAAAGCAGAGCTTCGCGGGTCGGCCAGAATGGTTGTAATTCCTCTACCGGGACATTCAGCTTTTTCGCCAGCATGTCCAATGTCGTCATGGCGAAGCCATGCTGCTCTAGTAGAGTGAGTGCATGTTCAAGAACCTCTTCCCGTTGCATTGGAGCTCCTCCAGAAGAGCGACTAACCGATAAGAAGTGTCGTTTAAGGAACATATTTCTGCAAATGCGCCTGAAATTTCTCCGCGTCCATAAAACCGGTGACACGCGAGCCGGGAATCTCTTTTCCCTGAGTGTCAAAAAATAGAATGGTTGGCAGTCCTAACACCTGCAATTTTTTCAGCATGGCATTATGCTCTGCCTGATTAGCGGTCACATCCGCCTGCAATAGCGTGACGTGTGCCAGGCCGCGCTGTACCCGGTTGTCACTAAAGGTATATTTTTCAAACTCTTTACAGGCGACACACCAGTCAGCGTAAAGATCCAGCATGACAGGCTGGCGGCTTGACGCCAGCGCGCTATTTAGCCCGGCCATGTTAGTGATGGGCCTAAATGTCAGTGTGGACGCGCTTTGTTTCAGCCGTGAGTCGTCAGGGGAAAATGCCCAGTCTTGTAGCGGTCGTGCGGCGACTAGCGCACCTGCCAGCAGCAGTAGCTGAATAATGCGCATCCCCCCTTTGTGACTGCGCAGGCTCAGGACAAACGCCCAGCCAAAGAAGGCGACCCCCAGCAGGCTCCACAGCCTTATCCCCCAGTTCTCACCCAGTATTCGTTCAAGTAAAAAGATTGGCAGGGCAAGAATGATGAACCCGAATGCTTCTTTGACATGCCGCATCCACGGCCCGCCGCGTGGCAACAGCCGATTGCCGAACAGGGTCACCAGAATCAGCGGCAACCCCATGCCAGATGCGTAGAGATATAGCGAACCGCCGCCCGCCAGCATATCGCCGCTCTGGGCAATATAGAGCAGGATCGCGCTGAGCGGCGCCGTGGTGCAGGGTGAACAGATTAATCCTGCCAGTGCGCCCATGCTGAATACGCCCGTCAACGATCCCCCTTGCTGGCGATTGCTCCATTCTGTCAGCCGGGTTTGCAGGGAAGAGGGCAGTTGCAATGTGTACAGGCCGAACATGGAAAGCGCCAGCGCCACGAACATGGCCGACAGGCCAATCAACACATACGGGTGCTGTAGCGCGGCCTGAAAACGCAACCCCGCCGCTGCTACGATCAAGCCAAGCAGAGTATAGGTTAGCGCCATCCCCTGAACGTAGGTCATGGCGAGCAGAAAAGTCCGACGGAGCGAGAGTGGCTTTTTTCTGCCGAGAACCAGACTGGCTATCAGCGGATACATCGGTAGTACGCAGGGAGTAAATGCAACGCCAATGCCGATGAACAGCGTCCACCAGGGAGAGAATGGCAATGTTGCGTCCTGCGGGGGCTGATGCGGCATCGTGTTTTCGCCAGATGCCGGTAAAATCCGGCTTATCGGGATAGTCCGCGTTTCCGGCGGATAGCAGAAACCCGCATCGGCACAGCCCTGGTAAGTCACTTGAACGGTTGCCGGATCATCTGCCTGAACAAGCGGAATATTCAGCGCCAGCGACTGCTTGAAGATGAAAACCTCACCGAAAAACTCATCCCGGTGTTTAAGACCTGTCGGGATATCGACTTTACCGATAACCGCCCGATTTCCTTCGACCTTAATCTGCTGCCGATACAAATAGTAGCCCGGTGGTATTTCCCAGCGTACGGTCAGTTGTTTATCTCGCTGCTGAAAATCAAACGCGAATGCCCGATCAGCAGGTAAAAACTGTGAATGTTGGCTGTCGCCAAGCAATTTTTGACCAAACGGCGTTGCCATAACGGTGTTAATGCTGAACGACCATAGCAGGAAAATCAGCGTAAAGATGCGTTGAGCCATATTAGATAATCGCTATCGCCCCCGAGTATCGGTAATACCAGCAGTTCGGGCGTTTCATAAGGGTGGTGGTGTTTTAGATGGCTCAGCAAAGCCTGCTCATGTGAGGCGTCGCTTTTGATTAGCATTTGCACTTCAGATTGTCGCTCAAGTTTGCCTTCCCAATAATAAAGCGATTGGGCGCCAGGCAACAGCGTTACGCAGGCTGCAAGCCGCGTTTCAAGCAACTGGCCGGCAAGCCGTTGCGCGCAAGGCTCGTCAGGTGCGGTACAAAGTATGACGACAGCATCGCAAACAGGGCGGTCAGACATCGTATCCTCAGTGTCAGATAAACAAAATCCCAGACGTACTAAAGGACACTATACCTTGCTTTGCAGCATAAGGGGAATGATGCGGATCGCTCCGTCAGCGGTATAAGAATCAGGACGTTTTATATGAAGATTAATTAAAGGCACGCCACGCTTTGGGAATGAGCGTGCCTGATGTGGATGAGACGGTGGTTTTAGGAAAGATCGTTCTCGTCGGTATAGCGCTTGGCTTTGTATGCCGGGTACATCAGGTTCTGAATGGAGAAAATGTCATCCAGTTCCGCCTCCGTCAGCAAACCTCGCTCCAGTACGACTTCACGTACGCTCTTGCCGGTTTCCGCACAGATTTTGCCAACGATATCGCCGTTATGGTGGCCGATAAACGGGTTCAGATACGTAACGATTCCGATGGAATTAAAGACATAAGCCTCGCACACTTCTTTGTTAGCCGTAATGCCGTTAACGCACTTTTCCAGCAGGTTGTAACAGGCGTTAGTCAGGATGTGGGTGGACTCGAACATGGCCTGGCCGATGACCGGCTCCATCACATTTAATTGAAGCTGTCCGGCTTCAGACGCCATCGTGACGCAGGTGTCATTACCGATAACTTTAAAACACACCTGATTTACCACTTCCGGCACAACCGGGTTGACTTTGGCTGGCATAATTGATGAGCCTGCCTGCAACTCTGGCAAATTGATTTCATTTAGTCCGGCACGCGGCCCGGAAGAGAGCAGTCGCAAGTCGTTACAGATTTTTGACAGCTTGACAGCCAGACGCTTCAGCGAGGAGTGAACCATCACGTAAGCGCCGCAGTCTGACGTCGCTTCAATCAGGTCTTCGGCCGGAACGCATGGCAGCCCGCTTACCTCCGCCAACCGCTGTACCGCTAGTTGCTGATAGCCGTCCGGCGTATTCAGCCGGGTGCCGATAGCCGTCGCACCCAGGTTGACTTCCAACAGGAGTTCAGCGGTACGCAGCAGGTTTTTGTTTTCTTCTTTCAGTAACACATTGAAAGCATGGAACTCCTGCCCGAGAGTCATGGGAACCGCATCTTGCAACTGGGTCCGTCCCATTTTCAGGACGTTTTGAAATTCTTTGGCTTTGCGCTCAAAGCCATCGCCAAGCTGCGTCAACGCATCGATCAGCTTCAGGATCGATGCATATACCGCGATGCGGAATCCCGTAGGGTAGGCGTCGTTGGTGGACTGACACTTGTTCAGATGGTCGTTCGGGTTCAGGTATTGATATTCACCTTTTTGGTGTCCCATCAACTCCAGACCGATATTGGCCAATACCTCGTTAGTGTTCATGTTTAACGACGTTCCCGCGCCGCCCTGATAAGCATCGATCGGGAATTGATCCATGCATTTGCCGTTGTTCAAAACCTCATCACAGGCCCGGATGATGACATCGGCAATTTGGCGGGGGATGGTTTGCAGTTCTTTATTCGCCATAGCCGCGGCCTTTTTGACCATCACCATGCCACGCACAAATTCCGGGATATCGCTTATCTTGCTGTTGCTGATATAAAAGTTCTCGATAGCCCGTAGTGTGTGAACGCCATAATAAGCATCTGCGGGAACTTCTTTAGTACCTAACAGGTCTTCTTCAATACGAATGTTATCTGACATGAGAGCCTTCTCTTCTTCTGCTGCTGACATAGAACTTATGGGAACTAATTGTATTACCATCGGCAACAGTCGCAGGATGTTTAACCATAACCGCATCCGTTGTCATGATGATATGCTGTAAAACCAACAAAAATAGTCGTCTGGATCACCTTCTGATTTGTCCATCATGCATAGAGGAATGAACTGTGATAGTCGTCACGCATAATGGTTTTCAGATAATAAATGGTGCTGCCGCAGCTTGAAAATAGCTGACTACGCCACCATCTCAGTGAATTATAATGTGCAGCGCAGCGATGCCTGGTCATATTTGTTTTCAATAACATAATTTGTTTACAACAACTGCGTTTGTTTTTAACAGCAGTCGTTTTCAAGAAAAAAACAGGAGAGTCAGGTGCGCTGGTTACCGTTGCTATTAATCTTTCTTTTTGCCTACATTGAGATATCGCTGTTCATTCAGGTGGCAGCGGTTCTTGGCGTAGCGATAACCCTGTTGCTGGTGGTCTTCACTTCTTGTGTCGGTGTGTCGCTGGTGCGTAATCAGGGCATGAAAACCATTGTTCAGATGCAGCAGAAAATGGCCTTGGGTGAAAGCCCGGCGGCAGAGATGGTGAAAAGCGTCTCGCTGGTGCTGGCCGGCTTCCTGCTTTTGATTCCGGGATTCTTTACCGATTTGCTCGGACTATTGCTACTGTTGCCGCCGGTGCAGAAGCGTTTAACCCTTAAGCTGATGCCGCATTTGCATATCTGGCGTTCTGGGCCGGGTGGTGCGGCTTCTTCAGATGGGAAGACCTTTGAAGGCGAGTATCAACGTAAAGAGGACGGTCGCAGAAATATTGAGCATAAAGATGAACGAGACGATCGGTGAAAGTGAGATCGGTTGAATATTAAACAAACCTTATCTTGTTGATAATAAATGTTTTTTATTTTTGGCATATAAAAAAGATGGCGGGTGCAAAAAAAAATGCATTTCCTCCCTTGAAGGGATTGGAAACGTCCCCATTTAGAAGACCACAAGGTCGGATATGACTGCATGTCCGGCATTCATCCTAAAACTGATATGGACTATCTCAAAGGAGAGCTATCAATGAAAATTCGTCCATTGCATGACCGCGTGATCGTCAAGCGCAAAGAAGTTGAGTCCAAATCTGCTGGCGGTATTGTTCTGACCGGCTCCGCCGCAGGTAAGTCTACCCGTGGTGAAGTTCTGGCCATCGGCCATGGGCGCATCCTGGAAAACGGCGAAGTCAAGCCGCTGGATGTGAAAGTAGGCGATATCGTTATTTTCAATGATGGCTATGGCGTGAAGGCTGAGAAGATTGATAACGAAGAAGTGTTAATCATGTCCGAGAGCGACATTCTCGCAATTGTTGAAGCGTAATGCGTGTAATCATCTGAACTGAACGAATTTAAGGGAAATACACCAATGGCAGCTAAAGACGTAAAATTCGGTAATGACGCCCGCACAAAAATGCTGCGCGGCGTAAATGTACTGGCTGATGCAGTGAAGGTTACCCTGGGCCCGAAAGGCCGTAACGTGGTGTTGGATAAATCCTTCGGTGCGCCCACTATTACTAAAGACGGCGTTTCTGTCGCGCGTGAAATCGAACTGGAAGACAAGTTCGAAAACATGGGCGCGCAGATGGTAAAAGAAGTTGCCTCTAAAGCGAACGACGCGGCGGGCGACGGTACTACCACGGCAACCGTCTTGGCGCAGTCCATCATCACTGAAGGTCTGAAAGCCGTCGCGGCGGGCATGAACCCGATGGATTTAAAACGCGGTATCGACAAAGCTGTTATCGCCGCTGTTGAAGAACTGAAGAAACAATCAGTACCTTGTTCTGATTTCAAAGCTATCGCACAGGTTGGCACGATCTCTGCCAATTCCGACGAAACCGTGGGTAAATTGATTGCGGAAGCGATGGAAAAAGTGGGTAAAGAAGGCGTTATCACCGTTGAAGAAGGCTCTGGCCTGCAAGACGAACTGGACGTGGTTGAGGGTATGCAGTTTGACCGCGGTTACCTGTCTCCTTACTTCATCAACAAACCGGAAACCGGTTCTGTTGAGCTGGAAAGCCCGTTCATTCTGTTGGCTGACAAAAAGATCTCCAACATCCGCGAAATGCTGCCCGTTCTGGAAGCCGTCGCCAAAGCCGGTAAACCCCTGCTGATCATCGCAGAAGACGTTGAAGGCGAAGCGCTGGCAACGCTGGTGGTAAACACCATGCGCGGCATCGTGAAAGTGGCTGCGGTTAAAGCGCCGGGCTTTGGCGACCGTCGTAAAGCCATGTTGCAGGATATCGCTACCCTGACTGCGGGTACGGTGATTTCTGAAGAAATCGGTCTGGAGCTGGAAAAAGCGACGCTGGAAGATCTGGGTCAGGCCAAACGTGTTGTGATCAACAAAGACACCACCATCATTATTGATGGCGTGGGTGACGAAGGCGCAATCCAGGGGCGTGTTACACAGATTCGTCAGCAGATCGAAGATGCAACTTCAGACTACGACAAAGAAAAACTTCAAGAGCGTGTGGCTAAACTGGCTGGCGGCGTAGCCGTAATCAAGGTTGGCGCCGCGACTGAAGTTGAAATGAAAGAGAAGAAGGCACGCGTTGAAGACGCGCTGCACGCGACTCGCGCAGCAGTAGAAGAAGGCGTGGTTGCCGGTGGTGGCGTTGCACTGATCCGTGCCGCTTCTTCTATCTCTACTTCAGGTCTGAAAGGTGATAACGAAGATCAGAACGTCGGTATCAAAGTTGCGCTGCGCGCGATGGAAGCGCCGTTGCGTCAGATCGTGGTCAACGCTGGTGAAGAGGCCTCTGTTATCGCCAACACCGTGAAAGCGAGTGAAGGTAACCACGGTTACAACGCGGCAACTGAAGAATACGGCAACATGCTGGACTTCGGTATTCTGGATCCGACCAAAGTGACCCGTTCTGCTTTGCAATATGCGGCTTCTATCGCTGGCCTGATGATCACCACCGAGTGTATGGTCACCGAACTGCCGAAAGAAGATAAGGCCGACTTAGGCGCCGCAGGTGGAATGGGCGGCATGGGTGGAATGGGCGGCATGATGTAATGCGACGAGAGTCGCGCGGGTCGCTAGCCTGGCGGGGCACGCCCATCATGAATACTGTTATTTTTTAGTGTTTACGCCTCTCCCGCAAAAATAGCAGATAGGTGATAAAACCCGGTGTTCCGAGCAGGAATGCCGGGTTTCTTTATTTTGGAGCGCCGACCTTTTTTGCTAAGAGATTTGTCCGCGATTTTCTCTGGAGGTATGCATTTCCTGCTGTTGTTTGTAACAGCGGATAGCACGCTTTTGTGTCTGGTTTGACGCCGAGTTATCGGAACTTATTCTTCCCTCTCAGCACTTACTTAGGATAGAAGGTTAGCTGAGCGGCCGATGGTTTATCTAAGTTGTTAAGCGGTATTTAAGTTAATGATTTCTTTTAAATACAGCGAATTGGTAAGGTCTTTCGAGGACATTGTTTATGCGGACTATTTTTCGGACAGGCCCACTGCCATCGACTCAAATCGAGTCAGGTGCTCAGGAAGATCGCGCCTCCCATTCCCATTCGCCACAGGCATCGGGTCAGGCTGGCCAGGCGGCCGGGTCTGCTTCTTCGTCCGGCACGCGTCATGTTGAAAAAATCAGTTTCAGGCAGGCGCTGACTAAAACAGCGGCACTGAGTCGATTAGAACAACTTCCTTCGGGAGGGCGATTTCTGTCAGCATTAAATTGCTTTAGTCATGTCCCATCGTCGCCTGTTCCTCCCCGCGGCCCGGCATTCGGCCAATTTATGGCAATGGTGGATGCCGATGTATCGATGCTGGCGGATAAGACGGGGGTGGACAAGAGTATTGCCGCTGAACAGATGCGTAAGGCCATAGACACAGGGTACTTCGGCGCGAGGTCGAAGCCGGAGAATAAAATTCGCATGATGTTGGCGCTGTATTCGATACGAGAAACCGAGTTGGCAAAGAATGAGCTTGCAGCGGTGATGGCCGAGCATCCGACATTCAACTCGGTAAGTATCAATAATGTCTGGCGGATGCTGATTGACAGTTCGGCTCATGACGATGGCAGGCATAATGGCCTGCGTTATGAAAATGAACCAGGCTATATCGCCGGTATGTATAGAGGATTGGCTGAAGTCCTGCGTAACGATTTGCGCCCAGATGGTGATGTGTCCGGTGAGGTGATGATCGAGCGATTACATGATAAGGCCATTGGGGGGGTTATTGATTCCGATAGACTCAAGAGGGCGGTGGTTTTGGCCATGTCGGGCAGCTCTAAGCAAGCGAAGGGGCTATTGGCACATGTCGCTTCCTTTACCAATACCGTTAAACTCACTGATGTGCCGAACATAACAAGTGGTACGAGCAGCGATGTGTTGAAGTGTTTAGATAAAGGGTACAGAACGCAGTCAGTAATTTTCAGCCTGAATCAAGGGAAAAACTGTTCCCAGGAGGGGTTTAAAGAACTGTTGGAACGCTATCGTTCGTCAGCCAATGAACTGCCATTTGGTTTTTGGAATTATGATGAAAGTAGCGAGGATGATATGGAAAACGCATCGTTTGAAACGGCGAGCGTTGGGCTTTACAGCCGCTCCTTCGAGGAAATTCCTGATTCGTTGCGGCCTGCCCCTTATACTAAAGCGCAGTATGATCTTTATCGTCAGGATATTGCGGCGGCAAAAAACGATGATGACAAACTTTCGTCAATCGTGCGTATCTGCCGTAACCTGGAGCAAGCACACTGTTTTACTGATGGTAACTCCAGAACGCTTGGCTTTTTGCTGGTCAATCAGCTTCTGCTCGAAAATGCCTTTAGCCCTGCGATTATACGCGATCCCAACCGCTTTGATGGTTTTTCCAGTCAGGAACTGGTGAATGAAATCAAGAAAGGGCAGCGGCTTTTTAACCAACTTCAGTCCACTGGCCCATCACCAGCCAACCCACCACCGTTATAGTTATTATCCGCTCTGAACCCTGCATCACTCAGAAAACCCCCTTGTATAAAAAGCATACTTATCGTTAACCCTGCGTTCAGAACGTGTTATCAGGGTGCTATTCTGCGCTACAATATGAGACGTTTACATGATTAAGAGCCAACCTGGAGTGGGGACAATGTCTGATGAGGCGCCAGTTTCCCTGCGTGCGATTGAATGGTTTTCCGAACAGCCGGCAATCATGCCTGCGCCCATTGAAGACTGGCTGATGGAAACAGGGTCAATGACGCAGCGTCTTGATGACTGTTGCGTCCAACTGACGGTAATTGTTTGCAAGGAATGCTTTATTTTGCCGGGGGAGTTGTTAAATGATGAACATGGACATCTGCCCGTCAGCGAGCGTTATTGGCTGCGTGAGGTCGTGCTCTATGGCGACGGGCGTCCCTGGTTATTCGGTCGAACCCTGGTTCCGCAACAAACACTGGATGGCACAGGCGCCGCTTTAATGAAAATCGGTAATACGCCGCTGGGGCGTTATCTGTTTCAACATGATGCCCTGACGCGCGATTATATACACACCGGGGCCGGCGGCAGTTTGTGGGCGCGTCGTTCCCGTTTGTGCCTTTCCGGTCAGCCGCTATTGTTGACCGAGCTGTTTTTACCTGAGGCACCGCTTTATTTTATGGATAGCTGTAAAGGCTAACCGATCATTACCGAGGAGATGAGTCTGTTGGAAAGAAGTGTAACAGCGGGGAAATGGCTGG
This is a stretch of genomic DNA from Brenneria rubrifaciens. It encodes these proteins:
- the groL gene encoding chaperonin GroEL (60 kDa chaperone family; promotes refolding of misfolded polypeptides especially under stressful conditions; forms two stacked rings of heptamers to form a barrel-shaped 14mer; ends can be capped by GroES; misfolded proteins enter the barrel where they are refolded when GroES binds); translation: MAAKDVKFGNDARTKMLRGVNVLADAVKVTLGPKGRNVVLDKSFGAPTITKDGVSVAREIELEDKFENMGAQMVKEVASKANDAAGDGTTTATVLAQSIITEGLKAVAAGMNPMDLKRGIDKAVIAAVEELKKQSVPCSDFKAIAQVGTISANSDETVGKLIAEAMEKVGKEGVITVEEGSGLQDELDVVEGMQFDRGYLSPYFINKPETGSVELESPFILLADKKISNIREMLPVLEAVAKAGKPLLIIAEDVEGEALATLVVNTMRGIVKVAAVKAPGFGDRRKAMLQDIATLTAGTVISEEIGLELEKATLEDLGQAKRVVINKDTTIIIDGVGDEGAIQGRVTQIRQQIEDATSDYDKEKLQERVAKLAGGVAVIKVGAATEVEMKEKKARVEDALHATRAAVEEGVVAGGGVALIRAASSISTSGLKGDNEDQNVGIKVALRAMEAPLRQIVVNAGEEASVIANTVKASEGNHGYNAATEEYGNMLDFGILDPTKVTRSALQYAASIAGLMITTECMVTELPKEDKADLGAAGGMGGMGGMGGMM
- a CDS encoding Fic family protein; protein product: MRTIFRTGPLPSTQIESGAQEDRASHSHSPQASGQAGQAAGSASSSGTRHVEKISFRQALTKTAALSRLEQLPSGGRFLSALNCFSHVPSSPVPPRGPAFGQFMAMVDADVSMLADKTGVDKSIAAEQMRKAIDTGYFGARSKPENKIRMMLALYSIRETELAKNELAAVMAEHPTFNSVSINNVWRMLIDSSAHDDGRHNGLRYENEPGYIAGMYRGLAEVLRNDLRPDGDVSGEVMIERLHDKAIGGVIDSDRLKRAVVLAMSGSSKQAKGLLAHVASFTNTVKLTDVPNITSGTSSDVLKCLDKGYRTQSVIFSLNQGKNCSQEGFKELLERYRSSANELPFGFWNYDESSEDDMENASFETASVGLYSRSFEEIPDSLRPAPYTKAQYDLYRQDIAAAKNDDDKLSSIVRICRNLEQAHCFTDGNSRTLGFLLVNQLLLENAFSPAIIRDPNRFDGFSSQELVNEIKKGQRLFNQLQSTGPSPANPPPL
- the ubiC gene encoding chorismate lyase, giving the protein MSDEAPVSLRAIEWFSEQPAIMPAPIEDWLMETGSMTQRLDDCCVQLTVIVCKECFILPGELLNDEHGHLPVSERYWLREVVLYGDGRPWLFGRTLVPQQTLDGTGAALMKIGNTPLGRYLFQHDALTRDYIHTGAGGSLWARRSRLCLSGQPLLLTELFLPEAPLYFMDSCKG